A segment of the Acidobacteriota bacterium genome:
GGCAGGATCCGAGGCTCTGGAGACCCTCGACCACTTCCACCGCCGCCGCCGGTTGTTGGTCTCCCACGGCACCTATTGCGATGAGTTCGGCAAGCGCTGCACCTGGGCGGAAGATTATCCGGTGGAGGTCAAGCGGCGCGGCGCCTTTCGCCAGCATCCGTGGGTCGCCAGTCATCCCCGCACCTTTCGCTACGGCTTGTTCCGCCAGCTGGCGAAGGACCGGCGCCTCGGCGCGCAGATCCAGCGGTATCGGTGTGCCACGGATCTCGCCCTCTTCCTGCCGATCCTCGAGCTGGCTGGCGAGCGCAGCGCCTTTTGTGCCGACACCACCTATGTTTACAACACCCGCGCCGGCCAGGTGATGGAGCCCGAGCGCCGCCGCCAGCAGCGCCGGTCCGAGGGGCAAATCCGCCAGCTCCCGGCGTTGGCTCCTCTGCCTCCGGCGACGGCGGAAGCGCTGCTCTAAGGCTTCCAAACGCTGTCGACTCTCTCGGCGCTGCGCTCCCATGCTGCGATTCCTCACTTTCGATCAACACCGGTACACGATGCAGCTCTTCCTCGAGCACGGCTCGGAGGAGCTGCGCCGGGCCGTCCAGGTCGTCGGCTATCGAGAGGCCGAGGCGTCTCTCGGGAGGCGGGATCTCACCGGCGATGTCATCGTCCTCTGCGATCTGGAGCGCATGACGGCCGACCAGCTCGACGAGTTGGCTGCTCTGGGGGATCGCTGCCTGCGGCTGGGCGCCCGGCGGGTGCTCAACGATGCCCGGCGGGTGCTCCGGCGCTACGAGCTGGGACGGCGGTTGCACGAGGACGGTCTGCATCGGTTCCGACCCTGGCGCTGGACCGAGGTGGCAGAATCCGGGGCCGCAGATCGGGTTCGTTACCCAGTTTTCCTCCGGGACGAGCATGAGCACGACGGCGCGCGCTCGCCGTTGCTCCATTCGCCGACAGAGCTGGCAGCGTGGATGGAGGAGCACGGGCAGGGTACCGACGCCATCAGCTCCATCGACGGCCGGCGCCGCGACTGGTTGGTGGTGGAGTTCGAGGACACCCGGCGCTCCGGAGAGTCGCTCTTCCACAAGGCCGGCGCCTTCTTCCTCGACGGAGCGGTGGCGCCCCGGCATCTCTTCTACTCGCCCCGCTGGATGGTCAAGGGCGGTGGTACCCCCGAGCCCTGGATGGTGCGCCGGGAGCAGGAATACCTCGAGCACAACTGGGGCCGCCGGCAGGTGGCGGAGGTCTGTGCCCTCGCCGGCATCGACTACGGGCGCATCGATTTCGCTTTCACCGGGGTGGAGGGGCCCGGGGACGAGATCACGGGGCCCATCGTGACCTTCGAGATCAACACCAACCCCACGGTCCTCGACGCCGGGGACCTCGCCGACGTCCAGCGCCAGGCCGTCACCCGGCGTTTCCTCGAGACCTTTACCGAGGCCCTGCTAGCCCTGGCGGCTTGAGCCCCCAGCAGGCGAAGGATCTACTATGCCGGCTCAGGTCATCATTCTCGATCTGCTGCAAGCCCAGCATCGGCGGGTCTACGGCGCCGTGGCCTCGGCCCTGGGCCAGCACGGGGTCGATTTCGAGACCCGCCGATGGTGGAGCGGCTGGTGCGCCGCCGCGGACCTGGTGATTCTGGCCGATCCCCTGAGTCTCCATCGCCCGGCGCCCAGCACTCGGGTCCTCGGGCAGCGAACCCTCACCCGCCGACGCCGGCTGGAAGCGGTGGCGGACTCGGGGATGGAGATCGCCCGCTGGGCGGCGCCGCAAACCGCCGAGGAGCTCCGCTCGGCCACGGGGGACTGGAACGGGGACGGCGTGGTGGTCAAGCACGATTGGTCGTCCCAGCGCCAGGGCGTGCGCTTCCTGCCCTTCGCCGAGATCGAGACCTGGCCCCCGGCGGGCTACGACTTGGAACGGGACGTGGTGATGGAGCTGCTGGCGGAGGATCCGCGCACTTTCAAGCTCGACCTCTTCGGCGGCCATCTGCTGGCGGCCTGGGCGCTGGAGACGGTGGACCTTCGCCACTCGGAATTCTACCGGTCGACGACCCTGCCCATCGAGCGCTTCACCGTCGATGCCGCGACCCGCGCTGCCGCCGAAGCCGCCAGCGTCGCGCTCCTGGCTCACGGCGTCGGCTACGCTAGCTTCGACTACATGCTCTCCGGAGGCCGCCTGCAGCTCATCGAGATCAACTCCTGCGGCACCGGCCGCAACAATCCATGGGAGCTGTGGCCTGATCTCTACGCAGAAACCTACGCCCGGGCCATCCTCGCCACCCTGGATCGGCTGGAGGAGATTCCGTTCTATGGCGAGCTCAAGCCGCAGGTTGCGGCGTCCCTGGAACGGCCGCCTGCGTCTTCACCGCAGGGGTACCCACTTTCTGATGGACTCTGAGACGCGCGTCGGTGGGCTGGCGCCCACCCTACGGCGAGCCGCCGAATCTTCGGGAGTAGGGTGGGCGTCAGCCCACCATGGTCCGAATCCCCAGCTCTAGGCTTGTGCTACCGAGCCCAGGACTCGAAGGAGTCGATCTCCAGGGTGCCGGTGGTGCCGGGCTTGGGGGCGCTGACCACGCCGAAATGCACACGGTCGAGAGACCAGGTGGAGTTGTCGACGCCCAAGATCTCTCTTGCCAGCAACCCGTCAAGAAACAGTCGCACCAGCCCGTCCTCAGCGTCGGGCCCGGAAGCCCGGCGCCATTCGATGGTGATCGGCACGACCTCCAAGTTCATGGGCACCAGTATCCGCTGCGTGGTCATCCATGCTCCATCGTCCTCCCGGACCTTGAGACGAATTTCCTGGTAGGGAGCCTCGAAGAAATCCCGAACCGTGAAGGTCAAGATGCGCTTCTGTGCAGGGTTCTCGGAAAAGCCGGTTAGCAGCTTGAGCCTCTTTCCTGGGGCAAGCATCAGAGTTGCCGGGCGCCAAAGAAAGCGAGCCCGATAGACATCGAGGCCCTCCGGGGACTCCTCCCGCAGATACACCCGGTCGTCATCGTCGATGGTGATGCGGGCGCTGAACTGGCCCGCCAGGGGATCTCCGGAGATCACTTCGAGATCCCCGTTGGGATCCACCACCCCCGCCGCTGCCGTCGGTGCCCAGAACAGACCGGAGAGGCCGGTGAGGAGTGCGAGGCCGGCGAAGTGGAGTAGGTGACTGGTGGCTCTCATGGAAACTCCTGGATGGTGAGCGGTCCGCCCCGGCAAGATCCGGCGAACAACCGGGGGAGAATGCGGCAAAACATCCTTCAGTGTATCATTAGAACTATTGCCTCGTGGTTTCGGGAAGCTCTCATTACCGGAGAAGGGGTCGAGGATGAGCGATCAAGCGAAGCAGCGGACGGTCCGGAGTTGGGTACAGGATCTGGGGGCGGGGCTAGCGATTCTCGGGCTCCTCGCCGGGCTCTCCTACTTCGGTGCTTTGCGGGCGCTGGAGCTCCCGAGTCCCGATCCCCAGCAGCAAACCCAGAACGAGATGCGCAGCGTCGGCCGGAGCCTGCTGGCCTGGCTCACCGACCAGGTGAGCGCTTCGGCGGCGGGAGCCTGCGGCTTCCCGGTGGATCTGAACACCTACTCAGCCATCACTCATGGGGATTTGCAGGATCTGCTGGTGCCCCGCTACGCACCGGAGGTACCGGAGCACGACGCCTGGGGCCACAGCTTCGACTACTACCTGGATGCCACCTCCATCGCCGACGCCCGCATGAGCATCCGTTCCCCGGGGGCCGATGGATCCTTCGAAGGAACGTCGTACCTGCCGGGGGTCGTCTCCAGCGCCGACGACGACCTGATGTGGGCCGACGGCTACTTCATCCGCCGTGCCTTGCCCGCTTCGGATCGGCAGGCTCAGCAGGAGACTGTGGACGACGTGCGCAGCATCGGCACGGCGATGTTTGCGTGGCTCTCCGACATCATCTCCCGCAACGCCCAGGAAGGCTTCGCGGTGGTCGACCTGACCTCCTACGATCAGGTCGGTGCTGGCCAGGTCGAAGATGTCCTGGTGCCCGACTATTTGCGGTGTCTCCCGCACCGGGACGGGTGGGGGCATGCATACAGCTTCTACCTCGATACCTTCCCTCTGCCGGGAGAGCAGCACCTCGCCGCGGTCCGGAGTCCTGGAGTCGATGGCCATTTCGAAGGTACGGTCTATCTTGTGGGTTCCTTCCCGGCCTTCGATCCGGACGGGGACATCGTGTGGGCCGACGGCTACTTCGTCCGCTGGCCTGACGCGGTGCGCGATACCCCCGCTCCCCAGGCCGCCGCCGCGCCGCAGCCGGTGAACGCCACCACCGCCGGAGATCAGCAGGCCCCCGCGGTGGCCGTGCCCGCCGCTGGTTCCGCTCTCGCCTTCTGGCAGGCTCCTGCCGCCGACGGCCTGGGCATCGTCGCCCGTCTCCTGGACGCCGACGGCACACCCGCCGGAGCCGAGATCCCGGTGGAGACGCGTCCTGCCGGCGACCAGGCAGCCCCCGACGCCAGCGCCGGTGGCGGCCAGGCGGTGGTGGTCTGGCGGACCGGAGCGGATCCGGAACCGGGCATCGCCGCCCGCCGTGTCGACGACCTGGGCCAGCCCCAGGGCTCGGAGCGGGCGGTGAATCTCACCCCCGCCGACGCCTCCGCCCGCCCGGCGGTGGCGGTGGCCGGGGACGGCAGCTTCCTGGTAGCCTGGGCAGCCGCCGCGGGCGCCACTGCCGATGACGGCTCGGAAGGCACCGGCACGGCGATCCTCCTGCGCCCCTTCGCCGCCAACGGCTTTGCTCTCGGTGGCGAAAAGACGGTGCACCCGGCGGGCGCCTCCCAGCGCAGCCGTCCGGCCCTCACCGCATCCCCCGACGGTACCTACCTGGTGGTCTGGGAGGACGACGACGGCGCCGGCCGCGGCATCTTCGGCCGCCGTTTCGACGCCACCGGCACCGCCCTCGGTCCCGTACAGCGCATGCACCGCCACACCGCCGGTGATCAGCGCAACCCCGCCGTGGCCACCGATCCCGAAGGCCGCTTCGTCGTCATCTGGTACGAGGAGGAAGGCATTGACGGCCCCGGCGGCAGCCTCCTAGCCCGCCGCTTCGATCCCAACCTCGAGCCCCTCGGCCTGACCTCCTTCGTCGGCCTGGCGGAAAGCCCCACCGAAGGCACCTTCTCCTCCGCCCCGTCCCTCGCCTTCGACGATCTGGGCTATCTGCTGGTGGCCTGGCCCGGCATCAGCGTCGACAGCTCCGAAGCCTCCATCCTCGCCCAAAAACTCGACCCTGCCGGCCGCTCCCAAGGCGGTGACCTCACCCTCGACTCAGGCCTGGGCAACAACCCCCTAGCCCCCGCCGTAGCCTCCGGCCCCAACTCCGACTACCTCGTCCTGTGGACGGACACCGACGCCAGCGGCGACGGCATCCTGGCCCGGGGAGTGGGGGATCGGGTGTTCTTGGATGGGTTCGAACGGGGGGATGTGGGGCCTTGGTTGGAGTGAGGCTCTGATCGAATCCTGGGATGACTGGAGCTTTCGATATCAAGAGCTTGCCGAGGGTCGATTGTTTGAGTAATCTTTCGTTGCTTCATGCAACAGAACGATTCCTTTTCGACGCGCTGCCTGCAGCTCGCGCTGGATGATCCGGCGCGGGCGCTGGTCGTACTGTGGCGCCACTTACGCGACCACACAAAGCTTCAGGCAGGGTTTGATCGGTGGCGCTGTGTCAACCAGCGGACAAGGGCGCTCAAGGCTCTACAGAATTCCGAGGTCCTGAAGGCCGTGCATCCCTTGGCTGCCTTGGGGGCCGTCGATGAGCTGCTGGCCACGGCCACGGACTTCGGGCTGGATCGCCGATCCCGTGTTATCGAGCTTTCTGAGCCTTGGGGAAGCGGTCGCTACTACCTTGTGCCTCGGCGGGAGGGCTGGACCAGCACTTTGGCTCAGAGCCAGCCGCGTCAGCGAGAGTTCTGGCTCCGCCGGCATCAGATCTTTCCCGACCAACACCGGACGATCTCCGTCGACCTGTGCCGGCTTCCGGAGCGGCTTTATCGGTATTTCGGTGAGTCGTCGCTGTCGATTCAGGCCAGCGCCTTCGAGGACGGGATCCTCGTCAACTGGCAGGAAACATCTCCCTATCGCTTCCCCTCCTTGCAAGATCCACCGGGGCGCCAGGCGTCGGTTGAGGCAATCCTCCATGAGGCTGACGAAGCCGGTGTCCGAATCCTGGTTCTTCCCGAGCTGACCATCGATCCGGCGGCGCGCCAGGCGATTCATCGCTGGCTTCGGCGTCGGCGTGGCAGGACTTCTTTGGCGTTGGTGGTGGCGGGGAGTTTCCATGAGAACGACCTTCACCGTTCGGACGTGCAGCGCAACGTCGCGTACGTCTACGACCGCTTTGGCGATGAGCTGACCCGTCACCTGAAGATCCAGCCCATGGCGATCACCTCCGAAGCGGGGGTGGATTTCGATGAGGGTATTGAAGGAGGCAGTCGAGCCCGGCTCTTTCAGGCTCCTTTTGGTCTGGTGGGGTTGGGGATTTGCCTGGACTTCTGCGAGATGGGGGACCTGCCGGTAACCGATCTTTGGAAGGTCGTCGGGCCGGCATTGATGCTCGTGCCGTCGATGGGTGGAAGATCGACTCTGCATGCCCATCAGGCAAAGTCCAAGCAACTCGCCTTGCAGCATGGAACGGTGGCCGTGGTGGCTCAGCAGGAGCCGAAGACCGGCCAAGGCTTGGGGATGGTTTGCTATTCCAACGGCTCCGTCACCGGAAGCCAAGAGGTTGGACAGGGGCAAACGAACGCGAAGCTCAAGCCGGACGAGATGCCTTCGGCGCACCGCATGTTGCAGGAAAGCCCAACATGCCGAATCTCGATTCGATGGACGCTGACTGAACGGTAGTGTATTGTTGGCAGATGAAACTTCAGAACCCTTCAGCGATTCTGGCTGCCGGTCCTGCCCAGCTTCTCGACCAATCCCTCGACGACTACGCTGACTTCTTCGAAAGGGCTGGCAACGAGCTAGCGGAGCCTCACCTCGAGGCCGTCGACTATGCCTTGCGGCACAAGATAGTGCGGCTACTCGTGCGGAGGGCGCCGCGGGAAGAGCACGAAGCTCTCTACGACGGCCTGCGTACCCTGGTGCCGGTGGAGCAGGAAGATGCCTGGCGCGACTGGTGTCTGCGCTGGCGGGCGTTGGCGGACGTCCTCGATGCTCGCCTCGGCAGCCTGGCGGCGCAGGAGCCCGAGAAGGCGAGGCGGCTGCTCCACGCGCCGGAGATTCTCGAGCTGGTGGCTGCGGAGCCGGGACTGAGCCAGGTAGAAGTTGGAGAGCGGTTGGAGCTCAAGCCGGCCAACCTGAGTCGCATCCTCGGCGTGCTGGAAGCTCACGATCTGATCGAGCGGCGAAACGTTGGACGAGAAAAGCGCGTCTACTTGGGCTTTGCTGCCGAAGACGATTTCTCTACCGGCTCGGCACGGAGCTACCCCCGCCAGGAGGCAGCGGCGGTCTTTTCCGAGGTGGCAGAAGGTGCAGGGGGCTATGGAGCTTCTGAGCTCGAAGAAATGGATCGCGGAATGAGCTTCCTATTCAGCTCCTCCGGTAGCCCGCCGGCCTTCCGTAGAAGGGCGGGGATGTGAGCTCTTTCGACCTGGGCTCGGCCCACGTCACAACCTTCTACAGCTTCAAAGGCGGTGTCGGGCGTAGCCTGCTCCTCGCCAACGTCGGCTGGATGCTCGCGGCACGGCGGCGGGTGCTCTTGTGGGATCTCGATGTCGAGGCTCCGGGGCTGCACCGGATCCCGGCGTTGGAGCCGGCGGAAGTCCCCCGAGGCTTCTTCGAGTGGTTGACTGACAAGTCTGAGCAAGAACCGATCGAGCTGGCCGGCTTGGGGGAGATGCCCGAGGAGTGGGCTGAGAGCCTACGCGGGCTGGTGCAGCCGGTGCCGGGGCGGCCTCATCTCAGCATCCTGCCAGCCTTTGGCGAGGGGGCCGACTTTGCCCGTCTTTACGCCGAGGGACCCTGGCGGCGGCTGTTGGTGGAGCAGCCGGCGGTGGGCCTCGCGGTCTTTCGCGCCATTCTCCAGGTTCTCGCCGAGGAGCAGGATCACATCCTCATCGACTCGCGCACCGGCATTACCGATATCGGAGGCTTCCTGGCGGCGCTTCTGCCCCACGCCACGGTGCTGGTGGGGAGCTATGGGCATCAAAGTGTCGAGGGCCTGTTCCACGTCCACAAGGCGTTGGACGAAGCGGTAGCCGGACGCCTGGAGCCGCGGGTGGCTTTGGGCGCCGGCTCGAAGCTGGAACGCATCCACGTGGTCTCGCCGGTACCGCCGGACGACTCTGGAGCTGCAGAGAAGCGGAGAGCTGTGTGGAAGAAACGCTTCGCCGAAGTACGCCCCATCGAAGTGCCGCTGGACCGGCGTTTGCTTTGGGGGGAGAAGCTGCTCGGCGCCGAGGATCCTTCCAGCTCGGTGGCGGGGGCTTACAGTCAGGTAGAAGAGCGCTTGCAGCAGTCGCGTTTCGAGCTGCTGGCGGATCGTGAGGCGGCGGACGAGGAGGCGGCCAAGTTCCCGGATCAGGATCGTCTCCAAGGAGCTTTGGGTCCCTCGCTTCGCACTCGCCAGGGCAAGAGCTTCGAAGACCGCGTCGCCCGGCTCCTGGAGCTCCACGGCTACCGAGTCGAGCGGGAGCAGATCCTCGGCGGGCACAAGGTAGATCTGGTGGCGCGGATTGTCGGAGGGCTCGACGAGCAATGCTGGTGGGTGGAGTGCAAGGACCATCGCAAACCGATTGGTGTCAAGGTCTTCGACGAGTTGGGTGTGTGGATCGGTGGCCAAGCGGGAAGAGCCCAAGGAGCCCGCGGCATGGTGGT
Coding sequences within it:
- a CDS encoding restriction endonuclease, encoding MSSFDLGSAHVTTFYSFKGGVGRSLLLANVGWMLAARRRVLLWDLDVEAPGLHRIPALEPAEVPRGFFEWLTDKSEQEPIELAGLGEMPEEWAESLRGLVQPVPGRPHLSILPAFGEGADFARLYAEGPWRRLLVEQPAVGLAVFRAILQVLAEEQDHILIDSRTGITDIGGFLAALLPHATVLVGSYGHQSVEGLFHVHKALDEAVAGRLEPRVALGAGSKLERIHVVSPVPPDDSGAAEKRRAVWKKRFAEVRPIEVPLDRRLLWGEKLLGAEDPSSSVAGAYSQVEERLQQSRFELLADREAADEEAAKFPDQDRLQGALGPSLRTRQGKSFEDRVARLLELHGYRVEREQILGGHKVDLVARIVGGLDEQCWWVECKDHRKPIGVKVFDELGVWIGGQAGRAQGARGMVVARSFSPAALTMVADRHDLRAWTLEDLERRLFDPRRYLTSLVSSFENSVLGRTYVKQRVLPEERDEENPFRRLLPYAQEWVEGKGPRLWLLLGDYGTGKSAFFQRFVYELARRALDDPEQPFPLAIDLKRFPNA
- a CDS encoding helix-turn-helix domain-containing protein, with the translated sequence MKLQNPSAILAAGPAQLLDQSLDDYADFFERAGNELAEPHLEAVDYALRHKIVRLLVRRAPREEHEALYDGLRTLVPVEQEDAWRDWCLRWRALADVLDARLGSLAAQEPEKARRLLHAPEILELVAAEPGLSQVEVGERLELKPANLSRILGVLEAHDLIERRNVGREKRVYLGFAAEDDFSTGSARSYPRQEAAAVFSEVAEGAGGYGASELEEMDRGMSFLFSSSGSPPAFRRRAGM